A single genomic interval of Heterodontus francisci isolate sHetFra1 chromosome 45, sHetFra1.hap1, whole genome shotgun sequence harbors:
- the LOC137356310 gene encoding histone H2B 5-like, with the protein MVDEKKTAAGSKKGAKKVLKKAPTKGSKKRRKSRKESYSIYVYKVMKQVHPDTGISSKAMSIMNSFVNDIFERIAREASRLAHYNKRSTISSREIQTAVRLLLPGELAKHAVSEGTKAVTKYTSSK; encoded by the coding sequence ATGGTTGACGAGAAGAAAACTGCAGCAGGttccaagaagggcgccaagaaagttctgaagaaggcgccAACAAAGGGCAGCAAGAAAAGGAGAAAATCCAGGAaagaaagttactccatctacgtgtacaaagtgatgaagcaggttcaccctgacaccggcatctcctccaaggccatgagcatcatgaattcgtttgtgaatgatattttcgagcgaatcgcgcgtgaagcttcccgcctggcccattacaacaaacgcagcaccatcagctcccgggagatccagaccgccgtgcgcttgctgctgcccggggagctggccaaacacgccgtgtcggaaggtacaaaggcggtcaccaagtacaccagctccaagtaa